One genomic window of Acidobacteriota bacterium includes the following:
- a CDS encoding efflux RND transporter periplasmic adaptor subunit yields MIQTTNFLQRKDAKKQRRSGIFSSMNSFNPNAFSFQNIFTTLQLCAFALSLVLLSGCNKTEQLQTAATDAAKPDAKAAESAKDPNLLTLSAESVKLAKLEFAEAVEREVVAPIEATGHVAINEDATARVGSLFSGRILEINAKVGDHVRKGQALAKMHTHEVHEAEAEWFKAQAELKQRQTEAAFAQTAMERAERLLRAKAISQHDVDKARLDYQSALQEIQRAEAEVERARGHHEHLGLAEDQHDYDAPIVIRAPSGGIVMKREITSGASVNPGDPLFFIGDLSSVWVIAEVAEKHLAAMRIGLPVEISVAAFPDTTFSGRITRIGEVMNAETRTVEVRCLADNRQGKLRPEMFATINVAAGAKRPAILVSQKALQEMDGQTVVFVAREKHRFERRVVKPGSKQGDLIEIISGLSVGDRVVTAGSFTLKSETQKSQLAEEE; encoded by the coding sequence ATGATTCAGACAACAAACTTTCTTCAACGCAAAGACGCTAAGAAGCAAAGGCGCAGCGGGATTTTTTCCAGTATGAACTCTTTCAATCCAAATGCCTTCTCTTTCCAAAATATCTTTACAACTTTGCAGCTTTGCGCCTTTGCATTGAGCCTCGTTTTGCTTTCCGGTTGCAACAAAACCGAACAATTGCAAACGGCGGCCACGGACGCGGCTAAACCGGACGCCAAAGCCGCTGAATCGGCGAAAGATCCAAATTTGCTGACGTTGTCAGCCGAATCCGTCAAACTGGCCAAGCTGGAATTCGCCGAAGCCGTGGAAAGAGAAGTCGTTGCACCGATTGAAGCTACAGGCCACGTGGCAATCAACGAAGACGCGACGGCTCGCGTGGGTTCGCTGTTTTCCGGTCGCATTCTGGAAATCAATGCCAAGGTTGGCGACCACGTCCGGAAGGGTCAGGCGTTAGCCAAAATGCACACGCACGAAGTCCATGAGGCCGAAGCCGAATGGTTCAAAGCCCAGGCAGAATTAAAACAACGGCAGACAGAAGCGGCCTTTGCCCAAACAGCGATGGAGCGGGCCGAGCGATTGTTGCGGGCAAAAGCTATTTCCCAGCACGACGTAGACAAAGCTCGATTGGATTACCAATCCGCATTACAGGAAATCCAGCGCGCGGAAGCCGAAGTCGAACGCGCACGCGGGCATCACGAACATTTGGGATTGGCGGAAGATCAACACGATTACGATGCGCCAATCGTGATTCGCGCGCCTTCCGGGGGCATTGTCATGAAACGCGAAATTACCTCCGGCGCTAGCGTCAATCCCGGCGACCCGCTGTTTTTCATCGGCGATCTTTCGTCGGTTTGGGTCATCGCCGAAGTCGCTGAAAAACATCTGGCGGCGATGAGGATCGGTTTGCCCGTGGAAATCAGTGTTGCGGCGTTTCCGGATACCACCTTCAGCGGACGTATCACCCGCATCGGCGAGGTGATGAACGCGGAAACCCGCACGGTCGAAGTTCGCTGTCTGGCCGATAATCGTCAGGGGAAATTGAGGCCGGAAATGTTTGCCACCATCAACGTCGCCGCCGGAGCCAAACGCCCGGCCATTCTGGTCAGTCAAAAAGCTTTGCAGGAGATGGACGGGCAAACTGTCGTCTTCGTCGCCCGTGAAAAACATCGGTTCGAGCGCCGAGTCGTCAAACCTGGCAGCAAACAAGGCGATCTGATTGAAATCATATCCGGGTTGTCGGTTGGTGACCGTGTCGTTACGGCGGGCAGTTTTACGCTGA
- a CDS encoding TolC family protein, which produces MAQTETEQRKLSLDECLAQALSKHPLLDAAEARITGADEFKRFVGVRPNPSVTIQTENWRAWQQPPFTFGRDIDVFVYGSQRIETARKAARRTELADRQLAQAQTEIGSLRRQLRQEVIRRYWTALQNQTLLAIVRENRSDLDGLVQYNATRLKEGYISEWELIRVRLEQQTLLNQEASVDLEFERAKLELLKSIGDTRFNTHFLLVEPKAIASPLIAIELEELRTEALAKRPELVSLRAKIESERANLKLQRAYARPDLEVSAGYKRTGGFNTALAYITIPLPLFNKNRAEIGKASAAITSSELQLMAEENYIRAEIEVAHRATRKLAERLNEMQKDFLQRADESRNIALVAYREGAADLYKLLEAQRARNEARLLYHRTELELQLALAELALAAGKE; this is translated from the coding sequence TTGGCACAGACAGAAACCGAACAACGTAAACTTTCGCTGGATGAATGTCTTGCTCAGGCCTTGTCCAAACACCCGCTGCTGGATGCCGCTGAGGCGCGCATCACTGGCGCGGATGAATTCAAACGTTTTGTCGGAGTTCGTCCCAATCCCTCCGTCACAATCCAAACCGAAAATTGGCGGGCTTGGCAACAACCGCCGTTTACGTTCGGACGCGATATTGATGTTTTCGTGTACGGTTCGCAGCGAATCGAAACGGCGCGCAAGGCAGCGCGGCGAACCGAACTGGCGGACCGGCAGTTGGCCCAGGCGCAAACGGAAATTGGATCTTTGCGGCGGCAGCTTCGCCAGGAAGTCATTCGCCGGTACTGGACGGCCCTGCAAAACCAAACCTTACTGGCCATCGTCCGCGAAAATCGTAGCGACCTTGATGGGTTGGTTCAGTACAACGCTACGCGTCTGAAAGAAGGATACATTTCCGAATGGGAGTTGATTCGCGTTCGATTGGAACAGCAAACATTGCTGAACCAGGAAGCATCGGTTGATCTGGAATTTGAGCGCGCCAAACTCGAATTGCTGAAATCTATCGGAGACACGCGCTTCAACACTCATTTCCTACTGGTTGAGCCGAAGGCTATTGCTTCCCCATTGATCGCCATTGAGCTTGAGGAATTGCGAACCGAAGCCCTGGCCAAGCGCCCGGAATTGGTTTCATTGCGCGCTAAAATTGAAAGCGAGCGCGCCAACCTGAAACTGCAACGGGCTTACGCGCGCCCTGACCTGGAAGTCAGCGCCGGGTATAAACGCACCGGAGGATTCAACACGGCTTTGGCGTATATCACCATTCCTTTGCCGCTGTTCAACAAAAACCGCGCCGAAATTGGCAAAGCCTCGGCGGCAATCACCTCCAGCGAATTGCAACTGATGGCGGAGGAAAATTACATTCGCGCCGAAATCGAAGTTGCTCACCGCGCCACACGAAAGCTGGCCGAACGGCTGAATGAAATGCAAAAGGATTTTCTGCAACGCGCCGATGAATCACGCAACATCGCGCTGGTTGCGTATCGGGAAGGCGCGGCGGATTTGTACAAATTGCTCGAAGCCCAACGCGCGCGCAACGAAGCGCGTTTGCTGTATCACCGCACGGAACTGGAGCTTCAACTGGCGCTGGCAGAATTGGCGCTGGCCGCAGGAAAGGAATAA
- a CDS encoding carboxymuconolactone decarboxylase family protein — MAFIKMVEPEDATGALKAEYDAAIERAGKVFNILKVQSLNPTSLRASMDLYKATMHAVSGLSRAERELLATVVSQTNDCFY, encoded by the coding sequence ATGGCATTCATCAAAATGGTCGAACCGGAGGACGCCACAGGCGCGTTGAAGGCAGAATACGATGCCGCCATCGAACGTGCCGGCAAAGTCTTTAACATCCTGAAAGTGCAAAGTCTGAACCCGACATCGCTGCGGGCTTCCATGGATTTGTACAAGGCGACGATGCACGCGGTTTCAGGTTTATCGCGCGCTGAACGAGAGCTGTTGGCGACGGTGGTATCCCAAACAAACGATTGCTTTTACTGA
- a CDS encoding peroxidase-related enzyme (This protein belongs to a clade of uncharacterized proteins related to peroxidases such as the alkylhydroperoxidase AhpD.), with amino-acid sequence MAETVKRNFRQAELNMRERALCEFAEKLTRTPSKMTAADCDCLRAVGLSDRDILDAVEVISYFNYINRVADALGIDPEPEMRKTA; translated from the coding sequence CTGGCCGAAACCGTCAAACGCAATTTTCGGCAGGCGGAACTGAACATGCGCGAACGGGCGCTGTGTGAATTCGCGGAAAAGCTGACGCGCACGCCGTCGAAGATGACTGCTGCCGATTGTGACTGCTTACGCGCGGTTGGTTTATCCGACCGCGACATTCTGGACGCCGTCGAAGTCATTTCATATTTCAACTACATCAACCGCGTCGCTGATGCATTAGGCATTGATCCTGAACCGGAGATGCGCAAAACGGCATGA